One window of Leptospira barantonii genomic DNA carries:
- a CDS encoding Hpt domain-containing protein has product MLVDWNRLDSLKQGDDEEEAAWLKEMVESLLTNMEVRVKNIVRFTEEKKDADLQAELHQTKGVSANFGLEDLRSLVTEAEHLLKSADSGSCYALSLKTPALWEQTRDELKKKFGIV; this is encoded by the coding sequence ATGCTTGTGGATTGGAACAGACTGGATTCTCTGAAGCAAGGAGACGATGAAGAGGAAGCCGCCTGGTTGAAGGAAATGGTGGAATCCCTTCTCACAAATATGGAAGTTCGAGTTAAGAACATCGTTCGTTTTACGGAAGAAAAAAAAGACGCGGATCTTCAAGCCGAACTTCATCAAACCAAAGGTGTTTCCGCTAACTTCGGTTTAGAGGATTTAAGATCCTTAGTCACCGAAGCCGAACATCTTTTAAAAAGCGCCGATTCCGGTTCTTGTTACGCTCTGAGTTTGAAAACTCCCGCGCTTTGGGAACAAACCCGCGACGAGCTCAAAAAAAAATTCGGAATCGTTTAA
- a CDS encoding ankyrin repeat domain-containing protein, with the protein MKNPILLFCISILFLQCSMDTKIIRAVKEKDLNKVRSLISQGEDVNAVGECYNALSIAVNDKNMELIELLLSKGSNPNVRNYECFRSIPYVGRFPIGRDTALIYSGNLEITKALIGAGADPNILDINGYSPLQRAVINGYTDIAEYLIFKGANVNLFDKDGKNIHLKAANSIQKSKPNESEKLLKILTAANAKDFDFESAKTDTTVHESYFHSVCRSSTKMGKEIATAVTNRPIQFSPQTYCASEKAFSHYSEFNWEDNQQNMMHWYIKRLKDTKKPAPTTPSPAAAPAVP; encoded by the coding sequence ATGAAAAATCCGATTCTATTGTTTTGCATTTCGATTTTGTTCCTTCAATGCAGTATGGATACGAAGATCATCCGCGCCGTCAAAGAAAAGGACTTGAACAAAGTCCGTTCCCTAATCTCCCAAGGAGAGGATGTGAACGCGGTCGGAGAATGTTACAACGCTCTGAGCATCGCTGTGAACGATAAGAATATGGAATTGATCGAACTCCTTCTTTCCAAAGGTTCCAATCCAAATGTGCGCAATTACGAATGCTTTCGATCGATTCCTTATGTGGGAAGATTTCCGATCGGTCGAGATACGGCGTTGATCTATTCGGGAAATCTTGAAATCACCAAGGCATTGATCGGTGCGGGCGCAGATCCGAATATTTTGGATATCAACGGCTATTCTCCCCTGCAAAGGGCGGTCATAAACGGTTATACCGATATTGCAGAATATTTAATATTCAAAGGTGCGAATGTGAATTTGTTCGATAAGGACGGAAAAAACATTCATTTGAAGGCCGCGAATTCGATTCAAAAAAGCAAACCAAACGAATCCGAAAAATTGCTGAAGATTCTTACCGCGGCCAACGCAAAGGATTTCGATTTTGAATCCGCGAAAACCGATACGACGGTTCATGAAAGTTATTTTCATTCCGTTTGTAGATCTTCCACGAAGATGGGAAAAGAAATCGCCACTGCAGTAACAAATCGTCCGATTCAGTTTTCACCACAGACGTATTGCGCTAGCGAAAAGGCATTTTCTCATTACAGCGAATTCAACTGGGAAGACAATCAGCAAAACATGATGCACTGGTATATCAAACGATTGAAGGACACGAAGAAACCTGCGCCGACTACACCTTCACCTGCCGCCGCGCCTGCGGTTCCGTAG
- a CDS encoding N-acetylneuraminate synthase family protein gives MDIVELEKGHPDTESKIKELAKECGNQTEIIRGAAVSDTIHFIGDTRNISEKEGYVKELPGVAKIWNVSIPYKNIAKTAAGKNGEVVHRETRIVEVKGPDGLVRKFGTGKHIFIVGPDSPQTYEQTLTIAKQAVEMGKKYNILDRIIFRGGAFKPRTRPTDWRGLGWEGIAMMDKVKAETGLPYVTEVMDHTMAEEVAKHADMIQIGTRNAQDFELLEAVGRTGKPVILKRGFGNEAVEWFSAAEYIANQGNLNIVLCERGVKTLFIKEGYCRNTPDLNVITHVKNQTILPVIYDPSHVAGDDKIVISNLLASLPFNPDGSITETLHVEEFRKEQMCDAAQALLMSIYEKAVQSILKYEEAIRPITDDVDSYFVKRKSGK, from the coding sequence GTGGACATAGTTGAGTTAGAAAAAGGCCATCCGGATACGGAGAGCAAAATTAAAGAACTGGCAAAAGAATGCGGAAATCAAACCGAAATCATCCGCGGTGCGGCCGTATCGGATACGATTCATTTCATAGGCGATACTCGCAATATTTCCGAAAAAGAAGGCTATGTCAAAGAACTCCCCGGGGTTGCTAAAATCTGGAACGTGTCCATTCCATATAAGAACATCGCAAAAACCGCGGCCGGTAAAAACGGAGAAGTGGTTCACAGAGAAACAAGAATCGTAGAAGTCAAAGGTCCGGACGGACTGGTTCGTAAATTCGGAACGGGAAAACATATCTTTATCGTTGGACCGGATTCTCCACAAACGTATGAACAAACTCTGACGATCGCAAAACAAGCCGTCGAGATGGGAAAGAAATACAACATCTTAGATAGAATCATCTTTCGCGGCGGGGCTTTTAAACCTCGCACCCGTCCTACCGACTGGCGTGGTCTCGGTTGGGAAGGAATCGCGATGATGGATAAGGTAAAGGCCGAAACCGGTCTTCCTTACGTAACCGAAGTGATGGATCATACGATGGCGGAAGAAGTCGCGAAACACGCCGATATGATTCAGATCGGAACCAGAAACGCGCAGGATTTCGAACTCCTCGAAGCTGTGGGAAGAACGGGAAAGCCCGTGATTCTCAAACGCGGTTTCGGAAACGAAGCGGTAGAATGGTTTTCCGCCGCTGAATACATCGCTAATCAAGGAAATTTGAATATAGTTCTTTGTGAAAGAGGGGTTAAAACTCTTTTTATCAAGGAAGGCTACTGTAGAAACACTCCGGACTTGAACGTGATCACTCATGTAAAGAATCAAACGATTCTTCCCGTGATCTACGATCCTTCTCACGTTGCGGGAGACGACAAGATCGTGATTTCTAATCTTCTTGCTTCTCTTCCGTTCAATCCGGACGGTTCGATCACCGAAACTCTTCACGTGGAAGAATTCAGAAAAGAGCAGATGTGCGACGCGGCTCAGGCTCTTTTGATGAGTATCTATGAGAAAGCGGTTCAATCCATCTTAAAATACGAAGAAGCGATTCGTCCGATTACGGATGACGTGGATTCTTATTTCGTGAAACGAAAATCGGGTAAGTAA
- the panB gene encoding 3-methyl-2-oxobutanoate hydroxymethyltransferase codes for MKNVHKIFSPEKKGKEKISVVTCYDFSFARILNETEIDSILVGDSLGMVFQGNSSTLPVTLEEMIYHTKAVRRGAPDKFIVADLPFLSYQTSIEDGIRSAGKMMKETDCDAVKIEGGSDFICELVTILKQIGVPVMGHLGLTPQSVHVFGGHRVQGKGEESGAKLLREAINLSESGAFSMVLEMIPAELGKKVSQEAGVPTIGIGAGPDCDGQVLVLNDLLGSDPNFEPKFLKKFSNLHSFVKDAVGNYNKEVKSGEFPGKDHSF; via the coding sequence ATGAAAAACGTACATAAGATTTTTTCTCCTGAGAAAAAGGGGAAAGAAAAAATTTCCGTCGTTACGTGTTACGATTTTAGTTTTGCGAGAATTCTCAACGAAACCGAAATCGATTCTATTCTTGTGGGAGATTCTCTGGGAATGGTGTTCCAAGGAAACTCCAGCACTTTGCCCGTAACCTTGGAAGAAATGATCTATCATACCAAGGCGGTCCGTCGAGGTGCGCCGGACAAGTTCATCGTTGCGGATCTTCCTTTTCTCAGTTATCAAACCTCGATCGAGGACGGAATTCGTTCCGCCGGAAAAATGATGAAGGAAACCGATTGCGACGCAGTCAAAATAGAAGGCGGATCGGATTTTATCTGCGAGTTAGTTACCATTCTCAAGCAGATCGGAGTTCCGGTGATGGGACATCTCGGTTTAACGCCGCAGAGCGTTCACGTGTTCGGTGGTCACAGGGTTCAGGGCAAAGGGGAAGAATCGGGTGCGAAACTTCTCCGTGAGGCGATCAATCTTTCCGAGTCGGGCGCGTTTTCCATGGTTTTGGAAATGATTCCCGCCGAGCTTGGAAAGAAAGTGAGTCAAGAGGCGGGAGTTCCGACCATCGGGATCGGAGCAGGGCCGGATTGTGACGGACAAGTACTGGTTTTGAACGATCTGCTCGGGTCGGATCCGAATTTTGAACCCAAGTTCCTGAAGAAGTTTTCCAATCTACATTCTTTCGTAAAGGATGCGGTCGGAAATTATAATAAGGAAGTAAAATCCGGAGAGTTTCCGGGGAAAGATCATAGTTTCTGA
- the folK gene encoding 2-amino-4-hydroxy-6-hydroxymethyldihydropteridine diphosphokinase — MKEAFLSLGSNLGNRAEFLKIAVRKLKNTIGIEVIKESEPMNTIALEVTDQPDFLNQILKIETSFSPEELLEVALRIEKEMGRVREIEKGPREIDIDILTYDILMMHTRGLHLPHHSLFTRPFIREILESIDEGSLYEHFTGGEYEKRT, encoded by the coding sequence ATGAAAGAAGCGTTTCTTTCCTTAGGATCCAATCTCGGAAACCGCGCCGAGTTTTTGAAAATCGCCGTGCGTAAACTCAAGAACACGATCGGAATCGAAGTGATCAAAGAATCCGAACCGATGAACACGATCGCTTTGGAAGTTACGGATCAACCCGATTTCTTAAATCAAATTCTGAAAATCGAAACTTCGTTCAGTCCGGAAGAATTGCTCGAAGTCGCGCTTCGAATCGAAAAGGAAATGGGGCGTGTGCGTGAAATCGAAAAAGGTCCGAGAGAAATCGACATCGACATTCTCACTTACGACATTCTAATGATGCACACTCGCGGTCTGCATCTTCCGCATCATTCTCTCTTTACTCGTCCTTTTATTAGGGAAATTTTGGAATCGATCGACGAAGGTTCGTTATACGAGCATTTTACGGGAGGCGAATATGAAAAACGTACATAA
- the zapE gene encoding AFG1/ZapE family ATPase yields MILKKYTPVQEGAPNCPQCGGVGFSLTENVAGTSSGVLSICHCISENCPCQGKPPWRVYDESQGKMVPCVCHNARMELGHLETIFKKSGIPPKYRYRTLDQADHSADVGISFTIAHDWANDLVNRWADSNVHSQGLYLWGGPGTGKTLLACIILNELIFRYKTNCKYAKINRDFLNTLRETYQKDSETHGMEKTIETLFAEVEVLVLDDFGVQKESDWSNSKLYDLIDARYEQEKLTILTSNTSPAEWKDKAEGRIFSRLREMTQEIHLECADYRLKLSESGGRG; encoded by the coding sequence ATGATTCTAAAGAAATACACACCCGTCCAAGAAGGCGCTCCCAATTGCCCGCAATGCGGGGGAGTCGGATTCTCCCTTACGGAGAATGTTGCAGGAACCAGTTCCGGCGTTTTATCCATTTGCCATTGCATTTCCGAGAATTGTCCCTGTCAGGGGAAACCTCCCTGGAGGGTTTACGACGAATCGCAGGGGAAGATGGTTCCCTGTGTTTGTCACAACGCGAGAATGGAACTCGGGCACTTGGAAACTATATTCAAAAAATCTGGAATTCCTCCCAAATACCGTTATAGAACCCTAGATCAAGCCGATCACAGCGCCGACGTGGGAATTTCCTTTACGATCGCTCACGACTGGGCGAACGATCTCGTCAATCGTTGGGCGGATTCGAACGTCCATTCTCAGGGATTGTATCTTTGGGGAGGACCGGGAACCGGAAAAACCCTTCTCGCTTGTATCATATTAAACGAATTGATTTTTAGATATAAGACGAATTGCAAATATGCGAAGATCAACCGGGACTTTTTGAACACGTTACGCGAAACATATCAAAAAGATTCCGAAACTCACGGAATGGAGAAGACGATTGAAACTCTTTTTGCGGAAGTCGAAGTGCTGGTGTTAGACGATTTCGGAGTTCAGAAAGAATCCGATTGGTCGAACTCGAAATTATACGATCTGATCGATGCGAGATACGAACAGGAAAAACTCACCATTCTTACCTCGAACACATCTCCGGCGGAATGGAAGGACAAAGCGGAAGGAAGAATTTTTTCCAGACTTCGCGAGATGACTCAGGAAATTCATTTGGAATGTGCGGACTATCGTCTCAAACTTTCCGAGTCCGGAGGAAGAGGATGA
- the fcpA gene encoding flagellar coiling protein FcpA — MKVMKSIFILLAVLGLNLSVLAQQNNQGGNQQANEAVEKIDELLKGELVPEDDDKNLTEEQKRRKKAIQEQEALWKNPDFKGYDKNFQELHQLSKAFANNKFRLALSNYQSGVNTVLKMRESVEQYRKEEAEKKRLDEKWYWQKVDRKAREDRVVSREKLVAKQQALNYFTKAINHLDEIKNPDLRERPEFKRLLSDTYRSWILTEYDLQNLPQCIPILELYIEIDENEKEYPAHKYLASCYAFEENMIKKYGGASEDQMFKYRYKKNVHLLRATELKYGKDSPEYKHIVNLVNKDEVISVRP, encoded by the coding sequence ATGAAGGTGATGAAAAGCATATTCATTCTTCTGGCCGTGCTGGGACTCAACCTGTCTGTTTTAGCTCAGCAAAACAATCAGGGTGGTAATCAGCAAGCCAACGAAGCAGTAGAGAAAATTGACGAGCTGTTAAAAGGCGAGTTGGTTCCCGAAGACGATGACAAGAACCTCACGGAAGAGCAGAAACGTCGTAAGAAGGCAATCCAAGAACAAGAAGCTCTGTGGAAGAACCCTGACTTTAAGGGCTATGACAAGAATTTCCAAGAACTCCACCAGCTCTCCAAGGCATTCGCGAACAACAAATTTAGATTGGCATTATCAAACTACCAATCGGGCGTAAACACGGTTCTCAAAATGAGAGAATCCGTTGAACAATACCGCAAAGAAGAAGCGGAGAAAAAGCGTCTCGATGAAAAGTGGTACTGGCAAAAGGTCGATCGCAAAGCTAGAGAAGATCGTGTCGTTTCCAGAGAAAAACTCGTTGCGAAACAACAAGCTCTGAACTATTTCACAAAGGCGATCAACCACTTAGATGAAATTAAGAACCCAGACTTAAGAGAAAGACCGGAGTTTAAAAGACTTCTTTCCGATACTTACAGATCGTGGATCCTCACTGAGTATGATTTACAAAATCTTCCACAGTGTATCCCCATCCTCGAGCTCTACATCGAAATCGATGAAAATGAGAAGGAATATCCTGCTCACAAGTATTTGGCAAGTTGCTACGCTTTCGAAGAGAACATGATTAAAAAATACGGTGGAGCATCCGAAGATCAGATGTTCAAATACCGTTACAAGAAAAACGTTCACCTTCTGAGAGCGACCGAGTTGAAATACGGAAAAGATTCTCCTGAATACAAACACATCGTTAACCTTGTAAACAAGGACGAAGTGATTTCAGTAAGACCGTAA
- a CDS encoding DNA alkylation repair protein yields MAELLKNLYTENVLERIADSFSKELPSVSRGEWISGFKKKDWKQLELKQRIRRIAEVLSEELPKPFPKTLKPLLNITDSLDRSFEGKEVFLTIFLGDVVELLGIDHPKESMKAFERITKLISCEFSIRPFLIRHPELTWKQMSEWSSSENADVRRLSSEGSRPRLPWGMGIRGLKQDPQRTLPILENLKDDPDEVVRRSVANHLNDISKDHPDLVLKIAKNWAGSSKERDALLKHALRGLLKGGNPKALEIFGFGSKIHAKILNLKLKSKSVKIGADLFFGFKVQSEDSKPLRLRIEYKIQYAKVSGKTSRKVFQVEERVFLPKESVSYEKKQSFKQMTTRVHIPGKHVLEIHINGVLKAKTEFQVVR; encoded by the coding sequence ATGGCTGAGTTGCTAAAAAATCTTTATACAGAAAACGTGTTGGAGAGAATCGCGGATTCCTTCTCCAAAGAATTGCCTTCGGTTTCAAGGGGAGAATGGATCTCCGGATTCAAAAAGAAGGATTGGAAACAACTCGAACTCAAACAAAGAATTCGCAGAATCGCGGAAGTTTTATCCGAAGAATTACCGAAGCCGTTTCCGAAAACGTTAAAACCTTTGTTGAACATCACCGATTCCTTGGATCGATCTTTCGAAGGAAAGGAAGTTTTTCTTACGATTTTTTTGGGCGACGTGGTGGAACTTCTCGGGATCGATCATCCGAAAGAATCGATGAAAGCTTTCGAAAGGATCACGAAACTCATTTCCTGCGAGTTTTCCATTCGTCCTTTTTTAATCCGACATCCGGAACTTACTTGGAAACAAATGTCGGAATGGTCCTCAAGCGAGAACGCGGATGTTCGTCGTTTATCTTCCGAGGGAAGCAGACCGCGACTTCCTTGGGGAATGGGAATTCGGGGTTTAAAACAAGATCCGCAAAGAACGCTTCCGATTTTGGAAAATCTAAAGGACGATCCGGACGAAGTGGTTCGTAGAAGTGTCGCCAATCATCTCAACGACATATCGAAGGATCATCCGGATTTGGTTTTGAAAATCGCAAAGAATTGGGCGGGTTCTTCGAAAGAAAGAGACGCGCTTTTAAAACACGCGTTACGCGGTCTTTTGAAAGGAGGAAATCCTAAGGCGCTTGAGATCTTCGGTTTCGGCTCCAAGATACATGCGAAAATTCTAAACTTAAAACTGAAATCCAAATCGGTTAAGATCGGCGCGGATCTATTTTTCGGTTTTAAGGTTCAATCCGAAGATTCGAAGCCGCTTCGGTTGAGAATCGAATATAAGATTCAATATGCAAAAGTTTCCGGCAAAACGTCCCGAAAAGTTTTTCAGGTCGAAGAAAGGGTTTTTCTTCCGAAAGAATCCGTTTCTTACGAAAAGAAACAATCCTTTAAACAGATGACGACCCGCGTTCACATTCCCGGAAAACACGTTTTGGAAATTCATATCAACGGCGTTTTGAAAGCAAAGACGGAGTTTCAAGTCGTACGGTAA
- a CDS encoding TlyA family RNA methyltransferase yields MAKEKIRLDDLLLKRGLADSLEKARSLILSGSVLVDEQKITKVGLKFSENSELRILNVIPQYVSRGAYKLLKAFEVFSVKAEGKLCIDLGASTGGFTQVLLEKGAWKVFACDVGYGQLAEKIRNNPAVIVKDRFHLKNLSSSGIEWETNGLSVPNSESILIVMDLSFISLRSVFPVIQRFREEKNIPKLECITLIKPQFEANENDLVKGVLRDSKIRTRIVRSICSYLKKEIGAKILGLEWSPIEGRDGNKEVLLYWKL; encoded by the coding sequence TTGGCCAAAGAAAAAATTAGACTGGATGATCTCCTTTTGAAAAGGGGATTGGCTGATTCCTTGGAAAAGGCGAGGAGTTTGATTCTTTCCGGTTCCGTGTTGGTGGACGAACAGAAGATCACCAAAGTCGGATTAAAATTTTCGGAAAACTCGGAACTGAGAATTCTCAACGTAATTCCACAATACGTGAGTCGAGGGGCTTACAAATTGTTGAAGGCCTTCGAAGTTTTTTCCGTAAAAGCGGAAGGAAAACTTTGTATCGATCTGGGCGCGTCCACGGGCGGTTTCACTCAGGTTCTTTTGGAAAAAGGGGCTTGGAAGGTTTTTGCTTGTGACGTAGGTTATGGACAACTCGCCGAAAAAATCAGAAACAATCCCGCGGTGATCGTAAAGGATCGTTTTCATCTAAAAAATTTATCTTCTTCCGGAATCGAATGGGAAACGAACGGTTTATCGGTTCCGAATTCGGAATCGATTCTGATCGTCATGGATTTAAGTTTTATTTCTCTTCGATCCGTCTTTCCCGTGATTCAGCGATTCAGAGAAGAAAAGAATATTCCAAAATTAGAATGTATTACTTTGATCAAACCTCAGTTCGAGGCCAACGAAAACGATCTTGTAAAGGGTGTTTTGCGGGATTCAAAGATCAGAACCAGAATCGTTCGTTCGATTTGTTCTTATTTAAAAAAGGAAATCGGCGCGAAAATTTTAGGATTGGAATGGTCTCCGATCGAAGGTCGTGACGGAAACAAGGAAGTTTTGTTGTATTGGAAGTTGTGA
- a CDS encoding polyprenyl synthetase family protein has translation MSQSAFSPIFDSYRSAFENFLNSQTLSVLSEQSASELFDAMKYSLVAGGKRLRPVLALAAFGGLQTTSSNVLYLGSSLECIHTYSLIHDDLPSMDNDDFRRGLPTLHKKFSEATAILAGDALNSFAFYFVSFVQGENGDSSLHKDLLEILHKGSGAPGMVSGQIYDLQMERENAEDKNSKNESEKIEMVQLTHSLKTGALIKASLLLGNRLRKDWKSREESLTRYGESLGLLFQITDDILDVEGTQESLGKTPGKDQKSGKTTYPALFGMDRCKQMVEELQKNLISLASEFSVSDEEKIFFRELPIYIGQRKN, from the coding sequence GTGAGTCAATCTGCCTTTTCTCCGATATTCGATTCTTATCGATCCGCGTTTGAGAATTTTTTAAATTCTCAAACTCTTTCCGTTCTTTCCGAACAATCCGCGTCGGAACTTTTCGACGCGATGAAATACAGTCTCGTCGCGGGTGGAAAAAGGCTTCGTCCCGTGTTGGCGTTAGCCGCGTTCGGCGGTCTGCAAACGACGAGTTCAAACGTATTGTATCTCGGATCTTCTTTGGAATGTATTCATACCTATTCTTTGATTCACGACGATCTTCCGAGTATGGACAACGACGATTTTAGAAGGGGATTGCCGACTCTTCATAAAAAGTTTTCCGAAGCGACCGCGATCTTGGCCGGAGACGCTCTCAATTCTTTTGCGTTTTATTTTGTTTCCTTTGTTCAAGGGGAGAATGGGGATTCTTCATTACATAAAGATTTATTAGAAATTTTGCATAAAGGTTCCGGAGCTCCCGGAATGGTTTCCGGTCAGATTTACGATTTGCAGATGGAACGGGAGAACGCGGAAGATAAAAATTCCAAAAACGAATCGGAAAAGATCGAGATGGTTCAATTGACTCATAGTCTAAAAACCGGGGCCTTGATCAAAGCGTCCTTGCTTTTGGGAAATCGTCTTCGAAAAGATTGGAAATCCAGGGAAGAATCCTTAACCCGATACGGAGAAAGTTTAGGACTTCTGTTTCAAATCACGGACGATATCTTGGACGTGGAGGGAACCCAGGAATCCTTGGGAAAAACCCCCGGCAAGGATCAGAAATCCGGAAAAACCACCTATCCGGCGTTATTCGGAATGGATCGTTGTAAACAAATGGTGGAAGAACTTCAAAAAAATCTAATATCCCTGGCTTCCGAATTTTCCGTTTCAGACGAAGAAAAAATATTTTTCCGGGAACTTCCGATCTACATTGGCCAAAGAAAAAATTAG
- a CDS encoding synaptic vesicle VAT-1 family membrane protein, producing MQRTIALVRKKGSLENLRLETETLNEPGENEVQIEVHSVGLNFADLFAIQGLYSATPEGAFIPGLEFSGIVIATGKKVKNVKKKDKIMGVTRFGGYVSHLNIDSKYVFKLPSKWNFDQGAGFLVQGLTAYYALVALGDLEKGQTVLIHSAAGGVGILANRIAKKLGAFTIGTIGTPSKTELLKKEGYDRQIVRSDRFAKDLQEALGGKELDLVLECIGGKIFQESYDIMAPMGRMVVYGAAEMMGGSSSVNWPRLAYKYLSRPKLDPMQMVSDNKAVMGFNLIWLYEKVEKLTKHLNGLVKLNISPPLVGKTFPFEKIDEALKYFQSGTSVGKVVLKVKS from the coding sequence ATGCAAAGAACGATCGCTCTTGTCCGTAAAAAAGGCTCTCTTGAAAATCTTCGTTTAGAAACGGAAACCCTAAACGAACCCGGTGAAAATGAAGTACAAATCGAAGTTCATTCGGTCGGATTGAACTTCGCCGATTTATTCGCAATTCAAGGATTGTATAGCGCCACACCCGAAGGCGCGTTTATTCCCGGTTTGGAATTTTCCGGAATCGTAATCGCAACCGGAAAAAAAGTTAAAAACGTTAAGAAGAAAGATAAGATTATGGGAGTTACCCGTTTCGGCGGATACGTTTCCCATTTGAATATCGATTCGAAATACGTTTTTAAACTTCCTTCCAAATGGAACTTCGATCAAGGTGCAGGGTTCCTCGTTCAAGGACTAACCGCCTATTACGCGTTAGTTGCTCTGGGGGATCTTGAAAAAGGTCAAACCGTTTTGATTCACAGCGCGGCCGGTGGCGTGGGGATTCTCGCAAATCGAATCGCAAAAAAATTAGGCGCGTTTACGATCGGGACGATCGGAACTCCATCCAAAACCGAACTTCTAAAAAAGGAAGGTTACGATAGACAAATCGTTCGTTCGGATCGATTCGCAAAGGATTTACAAGAAGCTCTTGGCGGAAAGGAACTCGATCTTGTTCTCGAATGTATCGGCGGAAAAATCTTTCAAGAAAGTTACGATATCATGGCTCCCATGGGAAGAATGGTCGTATACGGCGCGGCCGAGATGATGGGCGGAAGTAGTTCCGTAAATTGGCCGAGACTCGCATACAAATATCTTTCCAGACCGAAATTGGATCCGATGCAGATGGTTTCGGACAACAAGGCCGTAATGGGATTCAATCTGATCTGGCTTTACGAGAAAGTGGAAAAATTGACCAAACATCTGAACGGTCTTGTGAAACTAAATATTTCCCCGCCACTCGTGGGCAAAACGTTTCCGTTTGAAAAAATCGACGAGGCGTTGAAATACTTTCAATCGGGAACATCGGTGGGGAAGGTTGTTTTAAAAGTAAAATCCTGA